The following proteins come from a genomic window of Deltaproteobacteria bacterium:
- a CDS encoding peptidylprolyl isomerase gives MLLFLFLSTFACDKAESPKGKELAKVNDREITLEEFNQEMEHLPTYLKPMMVSAEARKEFLQNLIDRELLLQEAKKRGLDRDKQILAKLERFKQGLVIEALLGELFKGKDEVSDEEVEAYYRENKEKFLVGERIRVRHILVKTLPEAKEIKRRLSQGEDFIRLVKRYSISPSRDKGGDLGYIERGKTGKEFERAAFSLKRPGEISEIVKASFGYHVIRLEDRKKPHQRTFSEVKEEIKGLLQEKKREKILTAYLKELRKGSKIVVNEELLAVEEGGK, from the coding sequence TTGCTTCTTTTTTTATTTCTTTCCACCTTCGCCTGTGACAAGGCTGAATCCCCTAAAGGGAAGGAGTTGGCCAAGGTAAACGATAGGGAGATCACCCTTGAGGAGTTTAACCAAGAGATGGAACATCTCCCGACTTATCTAAAACCAATGATGGTCTCAGCAGAGGCGAGGAAGGAGTTTTTGCAAAACCTCATAGACCGGGAACTCCTCTTGCAGGAGGCGAAGAAGAGGGGTTTGGACAGGGATAAGCAAATACTGGCCAAGCTGGAGAGGTTTAAACAGGGGTTGGTCATCGAGGCCCTTCTAGGAGAACTCTTTAAAGGGAAGGATGAGGTCAGCGACGAAGAGGTGGAGGCTTACTATCGGGAGAACAAGGAGAAGTTCTTGGTGGGGGAAAGGATAAGGGTGAGGCATATCTTGGTGAAGACCCTGCCGGAGGCCAAGGAGATCAAGAGGAGACTGAGTCAAGGGGAGGACTTTATCAGATTGGTGAAGAGATATTCCATCAGCCCCAGCAGGGATAAGGGTGGGGATCTAGGCTATATCGAGAGGGGAAAGACAGGCAAGGAGTTTGAGCGAGCTGCCTTCTCCTTGAAGAGGCCGGGGGAGATAAGCGAGATTGTCAAAGCGAGCTTTGGCTATCACGTTATCCGCCTTGAAGACAGGAAGAAACCCCATCAGCGGACATTTTCCGAGGTAAAAGAGGAGATCAAGGGCCTTCTCCAGGAAAAGAAGAGGGAGAAAATCCTCACGGCATATCTGAAAGAGTTGCGGAAGGGATCTAAGATCGTCGTTAATGAGGAGTTGTTGGCCGTGGAGGAAGGGGGTAAATGA